The genomic stretch GTTTTTATAGATATTTTTTTATGATTTTTCAGTTATAAGCTCGCAAAAATATAAATTTTTTTTTCTTATATGTTTGGTTTCCATAAATTTTCTTTTGCATTTAACTTAAGTGACTGATATCGAGCCAATATAAAAAGATAATCGGAGAGTCGATTTAGGTATCGAATTACATTTTCTTGAATTGGAGTGTCCTCGGCCAGCTTTATGGTGATCCTTTCGCAGCGTCGGCATACATTTCGTGCAATGTGGCAGAACGAAACTGTTGTATGGCCTCCCGGAAGAATGAATGAAGTTAACGGTGGCAGTTGCTGATCCATAACGTCAATCTCCTGCTCTAGTGCGAGCACGTCTTCATCGGAAATTAGCGGGATTTTTGCATTGCAGTTTTCGCAATCGGCCGCAAGAATCGAGGCACAAGCCATTCGCCTTTCCTGTATTTCTACGATAACGTTGAAACTGTGTTCGTCAATGGTTTGATCGCGTATAAGACCAAGATAAGAATTGAGTTCATCTACCGTTCCGTAAGCCTCAATCCGTGG from Williamwhitmania taraxaci encodes the following:
- a CDS encoding cob(I)yrinic acid a,c-diamide adenosyltransferase; the encoded protein is MKIYTKTGDKGTTSLIGGVRVPKYHPRIEAYGTVDELNSYLGLIRDQTIDEHSFNVIVEIQERRMACASILAADCENCNAKIPLISDEDVLALEQEIDVMDQQLPPLTSFILPGGHTTVSFCHIARNVCRRCERITIKLAEDTPIQENVIRYLNRLSDYLFILARYQSLKLNAKENLWKPNI